A region of the Cyanobium usitatum str. Tous genome:
GCCAGCTGGCTCCAAGCCCAGGGAAAGCTGGAGGCCTACCAAGCCCTGTTGCAAAACAAGCATTGCGGCGCCAACCTCGAGCGGGTCATGTGTCGCTCCCTGATCAGTGTCGACTGGCAGGGCTGGCTTTATGACTGCGATTTCAACCAGCAGCTTGGTCTGAGCGCAGCTGGCCGGCCCAGGCGCCATCTTGGCGAACTGCTGAGCTGGGATCCGCAGGGCGATGCGGTGGCAGTGGCAGATCATTGCTTTGGCTGCACCGCCGGGGGGGGCTCTAGCTGCGGTGGTGCCCTAAGCCGCGCCGCGGGCTGAATGCATCCTGGCCACGATCAAAATTTTCAGCCACTTCTCAGTTGGCTTTTCGAGTCGCCTCAGTAAGATGCGAAGAAATTACTGGGTGATGTGCACACGCGGATGTTTACGAATATCTGCCTGCATTTGACTTGATGCCGGATCCTTCCCCAAGGAACGAGGAGAGGCACATCGTGCCCTCGATCAGCATGACGATTCAGATCGACTTTCATGTCGATCCAGTTCCGTTTATTGGTCGCCTTTGGGATGTGAGCTCCTCCGGTGCCTGCCTGCTGTTTCCCATCCGCGAGCCTGTTGTGCCTGGCTTGGTCGGCACCCTCACGATTCACCACCCCACCTTCGGCGATCCGATCCGGCTGCGGGCCAGCTCCCTCTGGGTAGATCGGCTGGAGTCTGCCTCCTATGTGGGGGTGCGCTTTCTTGAAACCGTCGACTTCAACACCACCTTTTTGAATTTTCTGATGCGCCGCAGCGGTGGCCATACGCCCGTGGGTGGTTTTGGCGACCTTCGCTCTGGCACGGCATTCGGCAGCTTCAGTTGAGCAAGCAGCGCCTTGGCCCAGCCCTGCTGATACCCCTTGGGCTGGGCTGGCTGCTTGCTAACTCTGCCCAAGCCCTGCAGCGGCCGGTGGATCCAGTAGCGGTCTGCGTGGTAGCCCCCCGGGTCGAGCCAGTGACAGAGGGCGATGCCATTGGCCTGGTGCCCACACCCATGCCCCTGCTGGTCGTGGTCGAACCCCTGCTGGAGCTCCGCATCGAGCGCCAGGGCCTGCTGGCCTGGCAGCAGCTTGCGCCTCCAGGACGCCCCTTGCGCGCCCCCCTGGCCTGGCCCCTGGCCCCCATTGCCCCCGGCGAGGTGGTGGTGCTGCGCCTGAGACCTGAGCAGGCGGCAGAGGGCAGCTTTGCCCAAGTGCAATTAGTGGGGGCCGACGCCGAGCGGATGGCTCGCACCGCTGCCCTGATTCACTCCCTGGGCCAGCGCCCCCCCGCCTGGCTGGCAGCGATCGAAACGGCCCTGGAAGCTGGAGATGTGTCCCTGGCCTGGACCCTGCTGTTTGAACCCCAGCTCCCCGATGCAGCCGATCTAGTCGCCCTGCGCAACGAGGTGGTGAGCAGGGGCTGCGGCGACTGACGCGCCACTGCGGCACCGGTCAGTACGGCCGTACTACTTTTCGCTAGTGTTGCGGCCTTCTGGGATTGCCATGGCGAGCGATCTGATCTGGCTTGGTCCCTTGCAGCCAGCACATCACGACCTCGAGCCCCTGCTCCTGCCCTTGGCGGGAGAAACCGTGGCCGCAGGTTTTCCCAGCACTGCCGATGACTACATCGAGGCAACGATCGATCTAAATGGAGCCCTGATTCCGCGACCGAGCTCCACCTTTTTGATGCGGGTAGACGGCGATGCCATGCGCAGGGAGGGCATCCACCACGGCGATCTATTGGTGGTTGATCGCAGTGTGGGTCCCCGTTCGGGCTCCATCGTGGTCGCCGTGCACGAGGGGCGCTTTCTGCTGCGGCGACTGGAAGGGGCACCTGCCCATTGGCGCCTGGTGGCCAGCGATGCCACTAGCCCCGCCATTGCCCTGCAAGGTGACGATCCCGACCTGCTGATCTGGGGCGTGGTGATCCATGCGGTGCATCACCTCTGGAAGCCATCGCCGCAATCGCGGGTCCGAGGAAGCGCTTTTAAGCCTTCACCAGAAGCCTTTGGAATAAAGCCA
Encoded here:
- a CDS encoding LexA family protein translates to MASDLIWLGPLQPAHHDLEPLLLPLAGETVAAGFPSTADDYIEATIDLNGALIPRPSSTFLMRVDGDAMRREGIHHGDLLVVDRSVGPRSGSIVVAVHEGRFLLRRLEGAPAHWRLVASDATSPAIALQGDDPDLLIWGVVIHAVHHLWKPSPQSRVRGSAFKPSPEAFGIKP
- a CDS encoding PilZ domain-containing protein: MPSISMTIQIDFHVDPVPFIGRLWDVSSSGACLLFPIREPVVPGLVGTLTIHHPTFGDPIRLRASSLWVDRLESASYVGVRFLETVDFNTTFLNFLMRRSGGHTPVGGFGDLRSGTAFGSFS